The following are from one region of the Ornithorhynchus anatinus isolate Pmale09 chromosome 20, mOrnAna1.pri.v4, whole genome shotgun sequence genome:
- the LONRF2 gene encoding LON peptidase N-terminal domain and RING finger protein 2 isoform X1, with protein MKNYKQALHDADAVCQSEPLWSKGHYVKAQALSGLGRTEEALKEFLYCVALNPDWSLTKKEAQKIMCEMFFPALENVHDDLTSSVRSHTPYPRWKSKFLSSITIQPPVEDDSSAGCSKDSVFRLTKTPSQESDVFQSTDSSVSHHVVNLHFEDAPKTLKTVPSRFASPRLKREFTSDLEDVQNSDIPNKIPKEAGDSFPVISAGPKFEENPQFLVDASDFECSLCMRLFYEPVTTPCGHTFCQKCLERCLDHTPDCPLCKENLSEFLANRSYKKTILTEALIVRYLPEELSERKKLYDDEIKELSDLTKDVPIFVCTMAFPTIPCPLHIFEPRYRLMMRRCMETGTKRFGMCLADELKGFADYGCMLEIRDVKFFPDGSSIVDTVGVSRFRVLSHGLRDGYNTANIEYLEDKKVEGPDDEELVHLHDSVYDQAVSWFTSLKDNMKAQILNHFGPMPGKESEPQ; from the exons ATGAAAAATTATAAGCAGGCCCTCCACGATGCTGATGCTGTCTGTCAAAGTGAACCCCTGTGGTCTAAG GGACATTATGTGAAAGCACAGGCCCTTTCTGGTCTGGGAAGGACTGAAGAAGCATTGAAGGAATTTCTCTATTGTGTTGCCTTAAATCCCGACTGGAGCTTAACGAAGAAAGAAGCACAAAAG ATCATGTGTGAGATGTTTTTCCCAGCTCTGGAAAATGTGCACGATGACTTAACATCTTCCGTCCGAAGCCATACACCTTACCCCAGGTGGAAATCCAAGTTTCTGAGCAGCATAACTATACAGCCTCCTGTAGAAGATGATTCTAGTGCTGGGTGTTCTAAG gATTCTGTGTTCAGGCTAACCAAAACTCCATCCCAAGAGTCCGACGTATTTCAAAGCACTGATTCTTCTGTTTCACACCATGTTGTGAATCTACATTTTGAAGATGCTCCAAAGACTTTGAAAACagttccttccaggtttgccagTCCTCGGTTAAAGAGAGAGTTCACCAGTGATTTGGAGGACGTGCAGAACTCGGACATCCCAAATAAAATCCCCAAGGAAG CTGGAGATTCCTTTCCCGTGATTTCTGCTGGTCCCAAATTTGAAGAGAATCCACAATTCTTGGTAGATGCTTCTGACTTTGAGTGTTCCCTGTGCATGAG GTTATTCTATGAGCCTGTCACCACACCATGCGGTCATACATTCTGCCAAAAATGTCTCGAGCGTTGCCTAGACCATACCCCGGATTGCCCTCTTTGCAAAGAGAATCTTTCAGAA TTTTTGGCTAACAGAAGTTATAAAAAGACCATTTTGACTGAAGCATTAATCGTTCGGTATTTGCCAGAGGAGTTGTCTGAAAGGAAGAAACTTTATGATGACGAGATAAAGGAGTTGTCTGA TTTGACTAAAGATGTTCCCATCTTTGTGTGCACCATGGCTTTCCCTACAATCCCATGTCCTCTTCACATCTTCGAGCCTCGATATCGCCTAATGATGAGAAGGTGCATGGAGACCGGCACCAAAAGGTTCGGCATGTGTTTGGCGGACGAGCTCAAAGG gtttgccgatTATGGCTGCATGCTGGAGATTAGGGACGTGAAGTTTTTTCCTGATGGAAGTTCAATTGTAGATACAGTTGGAGTCAGTCGGTTCAGAGTCTTAAGCCATGGACTGCGAGATGGGTATAACACCGCAAACATCGAGTACCTCGAAGATAAAAAG GTGGAAGGGCCAGACGACGAGGAACTTGTCCATCTGCATGACTCAGTGTATGATCAAGCTGTCTCCTGGTTTACATCTCTCAAGGACAACATGAAAGCGCAAATTCTAAACCATTTTGGACCAATGCCAGGCAAAGAATCTGAACCACAG
- the LONRF2 gene encoding LON peptidase N-terminal domain and RING finger protein 2 isoform X2 — protein MKNYKQALHDADAVCQSEPLWSKGHYVKAQALSGLGRTEEALKEFLYCVALNPDWSLTKKEAQKIMCEMFFPALENVHDDLTSSVRSHTPYPRWKSKFLSSITIQPPVEDDSSAGCSKDSVFRLTKTPSQESDVFQSTDSSVSHHVVNLHFEDAPKTLKTVPSRFASPRLKREFTSDLEDVQNSDIPNKIPKEAGDSFPVISAGPKFEENPQFLVDASDFECSLCMRLFYEPVTTPCGHTFCQKCLERCLDHTPDCPLCKENLSEFLANRSYKKTILTEALIVRYLPEELSERKKLYDDEIKELSDLTKDVPIFVCTMAFPTIPCPLHIFEPRYRLMMRRCMETGTKRFGMCLADELKGFADYGCMLEIRDVKFFPDGSSIVDTVGVSRFRVLSHGLRDGYNTANIEYLEDKKVEGPDDEELVHLHDSVYDQAVSWFTSLKDNMKAQILNHFGPMPGKESEPQSNPSGPAWYWWLLAVLPLENRAQLAILGMTSLKDRLVAIRRVLIFVTRKRPR, from the exons ATGAAAAATTATAAGCAGGCCCTCCACGATGCTGATGCTGTCTGTCAAAGTGAACCCCTGTGGTCTAAG GGACATTATGTGAAAGCACAGGCCCTTTCTGGTCTGGGAAGGACTGAAGAAGCATTGAAGGAATTTCTCTATTGTGTTGCCTTAAATCCCGACTGGAGCTTAACGAAGAAAGAAGCACAAAAG ATCATGTGTGAGATGTTTTTCCCAGCTCTGGAAAATGTGCACGATGACTTAACATCTTCCGTCCGAAGCCATACACCTTACCCCAGGTGGAAATCCAAGTTTCTGAGCAGCATAACTATACAGCCTCCTGTAGAAGATGATTCTAGTGCTGGGTGTTCTAAG gATTCTGTGTTCAGGCTAACCAAAACTCCATCCCAAGAGTCCGACGTATTTCAAAGCACTGATTCTTCTGTTTCACACCATGTTGTGAATCTACATTTTGAAGATGCTCCAAAGACTTTGAAAACagttccttccaggtttgccagTCCTCGGTTAAAGAGAGAGTTCACCAGTGATTTGGAGGACGTGCAGAACTCGGACATCCCAAATAAAATCCCCAAGGAAG CTGGAGATTCCTTTCCCGTGATTTCTGCTGGTCCCAAATTTGAAGAGAATCCACAATTCTTGGTAGATGCTTCTGACTTTGAGTGTTCCCTGTGCATGAG GTTATTCTATGAGCCTGTCACCACACCATGCGGTCATACATTCTGCCAAAAATGTCTCGAGCGTTGCCTAGACCATACCCCGGATTGCCCTCTTTGCAAAGAGAATCTTTCAGAA TTTTTGGCTAACAGAAGTTATAAAAAGACCATTTTGACTGAAGCATTAATCGTTCGGTATTTGCCAGAGGAGTTGTCTGAAAGGAAGAAACTTTATGATGACGAGATAAAGGAGTTGTCTGA TTTGACTAAAGATGTTCCCATCTTTGTGTGCACCATGGCTTTCCCTACAATCCCATGTCCTCTTCACATCTTCGAGCCTCGATATCGCCTAATGATGAGAAGGTGCATGGAGACCGGCACCAAAAGGTTCGGCATGTGTTTGGCGGACGAGCTCAAAGG gtttgccgatTATGGCTGCATGCTGGAGATTAGGGACGTGAAGTTTTTTCCTGATGGAAGTTCAATTGTAGATACAGTTGGAGTCAGTCGGTTCAGAGTCTTAAGCCATGGACTGCGAGATGGGTATAACACCGCAAACATCGAGTACCTCGAAGATAAAAAG GTGGAAGGGCCAGACGACGAGGAACTTGTCCATCTGCATGACTCAGTGTATGATCAAGCTGTCTCCTGGTTTACATCTCTCAAGGACAACATGAAAGCGCAAATTCTAAACCATTTTGGACCAATGCCAGGCAAAGAATCTGAACCACAG AGCAATCCTAGTGGCCCTGCTTGGTATTGGTGGCTGCTGGCAGTGTTACCGTTAGAAAACAGGGCTCAGCTGGCTATACTCGGCATGACCTCTCTTAAAGACCGCCTAGTCGCCATCAGACGGGTATTAATATTTGTCACACGCAAAAGGCCCAGATGA